Within the Bacillota bacterium genome, the region TCATAGATATCCTCGGGCCTGATTCCCATAATAACTTCCTTACCGACATACTCGCCGATATTCCTAATTTGGTCTGCCCTTTCCTTGGGTAGTCGGAGTTTGAAGGTACCACCATCTACGTAGAGGTCGTCACCTTCACCCTTGAGTACTACGTTCAGGAAGTTCATCGCTGGACTGCCAATGAACCCGGCGACGAACATGTTGTCGGGATTGTTGTAGATATCCAGCGGAGCACCTACCTGCTGGATTAGCCCATCCCGCATCACCACAATCCGGTCGCCCATGGTCATAGCTTCCGTCTGGTCGTGGGTCACGTAGATGATAGTTGTCTGCAACCGGTTATGCAGCTTTGACAACTCAGCTCTCATCTGTACCCGCAACTTAGCGTCGAGGTTGGATAAGGGCTCATCCATCAAGAACACCTTCGGCTCTCGCACGATGGCCCGACCCAGGGCTACCCGTTGTCTTTGACCTCCAGACAAAGCCTTGGGCTTGCGATCCAAGAGGTTTTCAATCCCCAGGATCCGAGCCGCTTCCTTCACCCGTTGGTCTATCTCCGCCTTGGGGAACTTGCGGAGCTTCAAACCAAAGGCCATGTTGTTATAGACGTCCATATGGGGATATAGGGCGTAGTTCTGGAATACCATCGCAATGTCCCGATCCTTCGGTGGGACATCATTGACCACCCGGTCTCCGATCTTGATGGTTCCATCGGTGATTTCCTCGAGACCGGCAATCATCCGCAGAGTGGTGGACTTTCCACAACCCGATGGTCCAACTAGAACGATAAATTCCTTATCTTTGATCTCTAGATTAGCCTGGTTAACGGCAACTACATTGCCAAATCGCTTAGTCACATTTTCCAGAATAACTTCTGCCAATTGTCGCAACCTCCCTTAAGAAGTCCAAAGATCTTCTTAGCATCTGTTCCCATAAAGGAACAAGCACTGATTTTCTCATTCAGCACTACACAAGATCCCGCCAATCATACTCTACTGCGGACACAAAGGGGTCCAAGGTTGCAT harbors:
- the ugpC gene encoding sn-glycerol-3-phosphate ABC transporter ATP-binding protein UgpC — protein: MAEVILENVTKRFGNVVAVNQANLEIKDKEFIVLVGPSGCGKSTTLRMIAGLEEITDGTIKIGDRVVNDVPPKDRDIAMVFQNYALYPHMDVYNNMAFGLKLRKFPKAEIDQRVKEAARILGIENLLDRKPKALSGGQRQRVALGRAIVREPKVFLMDEPLSNLDAKLRVQMRAELSKLHNRLQTTIIYVTHDQTEAMTMGDRIVVMRDGLIQQVGAPLDIYNNPDNMFVAGFIGSPAMNFLNVVLKGEGDDLYVDGGTFKLRLPKERADQIRNIGEYVGKEVIMGIRPEDIYDTELLPEVDELVTMTCNIDVTEPMGSELYLYPSIGEHSFIARVASTSTAKPMSSHRLSFDMMKVHLFDPQTEETIR